A genome region from Erythrolamprus reginae isolate rEryReg1 chromosome 4, rEryReg1.hap1, whole genome shotgun sequence includes the following:
- the DNAJC3 gene encoding dnaJ homolog subfamily C member 3 isoform X3 encodes MVSPRICVHKLGSTLPLLLVLWDLHYEGVQCGINAEVEKQLELGKKLLAAGQLADALSHFHAAIEGDADNYLAYYRRATVYLAMGKSKAAIHDLSRVVELKKDFTSARLQRGHLLLKQGKLDEAVEDFEGVLLSNPSEKEEGEARAQLLKSDEARRLRSQAQAAFLEKDYYTAIALLDKILEVCVWDADMRELRAESYIQEGEPGKAISDLKAAAKLKNDNTEAFYKISTIYYELGDHEMSLSEVRECLKLDQDHKECFSHYKRVKKLNKHIASAEELIQESRYQEATEKYEAVMNMETNVPIYTTRAKERICHCFSKNQQITEAIKVCTEVLQLEPENVNALKDRAEAYLLEEMYEEAIQDYETAKKYSDNDQQIQESLEKAQRMLKQSQKRDYYKILGVKRNARKQEIIKAYRKLAMQWHPDNFQDEEEKKKAEKKFIDIAAAKEVLTDPEMRSKFDAGEDPLDAESQQGGGGHPFHRTWNSWQGFDPFSSGGPFQFKFNFN; translated from the exons gAGTCCAATGTGGCATAAATGCAGAAGTAGAAAAGCAGCTCGAATTGGGGAAAAAGCTGCTGGCAGCAGGGCAGCTAGCAGATGCTTTGTCGCATTTCCATGCTGCCATAG aaGGAGATGCCGATAACTACCTTGCTTATTACCGAAGAGCCACAGTATATCTCGCTATGGGCAAATCAAAAGCTGCCATTCATGATTTAAGCAGGGTAGTCGAATTAAAGAAGGATTTCACATCG gcacGACTACAAAGAGGCCATCTGCTGCTTAAGCAGGGAAAGTTGGATGAAGCTGTAGAAGATTTTGAAGGCGTG CTCCTGTCTAACCCCagtgagaaagaagaaggagaagcccGCGCTCAGTTATTGAAATCAGATGAGGCTCGGCGTCTGCGTTCCCAAGCACAAGCTGCCTTTCTCGAAAAAGATTACTACACTGCTATCGCTCTCTTGGATAAAATTCTAGAA GTTTGCGTTTGGGATGCGGATATGCGGGAACTTCGAGCTGAAAGCTACATTCAGGAAGGGGAGCCTGGGAAGGCTATCAGCGACTTGAAGGCTGCTGCCAAATTGAAGAACGATAACACTGAGGCTTTCTATAAAATCAGCACAATATACTATGAATTAGGGGACCACGAAATGTCTCTAAG TGAAGTGCGGGAATGCCTGAAACTGGACCAAGATCACAAGGAGTGCTTTTCTCACTACAAGCGAGTAAAGAAGCTCAACAAGCACATTGCTTCAGCAGAAGAGCTCATCCAGGAAAGTAG ATATCAGGAAGCCACTGAGAAGTATGAGGCTGTTATGAATATGGAGACAAATGTTCCTATCTACACTACTCGAGCCAAAGAGAGAATCTGTCATTGCTTTTCAAAG AATCAGCAAATAACAGAAGCCATTAAagtttgcacagaggttctgcAGCTGGAGCCAGAAAATGTGAATGCCCTCAAAGATCGGGCTGAAGCATACTTGCTAGAAGAAATGTATGAAGAAG CTATCCAGGACTATGAAACTGCTAAAAAATACAGCGATAATGACCAACAGATTCAGGAAAGTCTTGAGAAAGCCCAGCGGATGCTCAAGCAGTCTCAAAAGAGGGACTACTATAAAATTTTAGGCGTTAAAAG GAATGCCAGGAAACAGGAAATCATAAAAGCCTACAGGAAGCTGGCAATGCAGTGGCACCCAGATAATTTTCAagatgaagaagagaagaagaaagcagAGAAAAAGTTTATTGATATTGCAGCTGCCAAAGAAGTCCTCACAGATCCAG AAATGCGGAGCAAGTTTGATGCAGGAGAAGACCCATTGGATGCTGAAAGTCAGCAAGGGGGAGGAGGGCACCCTTTTCACCGAACTTGGAATTCCTGGCAAGGGTTTGACCCCTTCAGTTCCGGGGGACCGTTCCAGtttaaattcaatttcaattaG
- the DNAJC3 gene encoding dnaJ homolog subfamily C member 3 isoform X5 translates to MGKSKAAIHDLSRVVELKKDFTSARLQRGHLLLKQGKLDEAVEDFEGVLLSNPSEKEEGEARAQLLKSDEARRLRSQAQAAFLEKDYYTAIALLDKILEVCVWDADMRELRAESYIQEGEPGKAISDLKAAAKLKNDNTEAFYKISTIYYELGDHEMSLSEVRECLKLDQDHKECFSHYKRVKKLNKHIASAEELIQESRYQEATEKYEAVMNMETNVPIYTTRAKERICHCFSKNQQITEAIKVCTEVLQLEPENVNALKDRAEAYLLEEMYEEAIQDYETAKKYSDNDQQIQESLEKAQRMLKQSQKRDYYKILGVKRNARKQEIIKAYRKLAMQWHPDNFQDEEEKKKAEKKFIDIAAAKEVLTDPEMRSKFDAGEDPLDAESQQGGGGHPFHRTWNSWQGFDPFSSGGPFQFKFNFN, encoded by the exons ATGGGCAAATCAAAAGCTGCCATTCATGATTTAAGCAGGGTAGTCGAATTAAAGAAGGATTTCACATCG gcacGACTACAAAGAGGCCATCTGCTGCTTAAGCAGGGAAAGTTGGATGAAGCTGTAGAAGATTTTGAAGGCGTG CTCCTGTCTAACCCCagtgagaaagaagaaggagaagcccGCGCTCAGTTATTGAAATCAGATGAGGCTCGGCGTCTGCGTTCCCAAGCACAAGCTGCCTTTCTCGAAAAAGATTACTACACTGCTATCGCTCTCTTGGATAAAATTCTAGAA GTTTGCGTTTGGGATGCGGATATGCGGGAACTTCGAGCTGAAAGCTACATTCAGGAAGGGGAGCCTGGGAAGGCTATCAGCGACTTGAAGGCTGCTGCCAAATTGAAGAACGATAACACTGAGGCTTTCTATAAAATCAGCACAATATACTATGAATTAGGGGACCACGAAATGTCTCTAAG TGAAGTGCGGGAATGCCTGAAACTGGACCAAGATCACAAGGAGTGCTTTTCTCACTACAAGCGAGTAAAGAAGCTCAACAAGCACATTGCTTCAGCAGAAGAGCTCATCCAGGAAAGTAG ATATCAGGAAGCCACTGAGAAGTATGAGGCTGTTATGAATATGGAGACAAATGTTCCTATCTACACTACTCGAGCCAAAGAGAGAATCTGTCATTGCTTTTCAAAG AATCAGCAAATAACAGAAGCCATTAAagtttgcacagaggttctgcAGCTGGAGCCAGAAAATGTGAATGCCCTCAAAGATCGGGCTGAAGCATACTTGCTAGAAGAAATGTATGAAGAAG CTATCCAGGACTATGAAACTGCTAAAAAATACAGCGATAATGACCAACAGATTCAGGAAAGTCTTGAGAAAGCCCAGCGGATGCTCAAGCAGTCTCAAAAGAGGGACTACTATAAAATTTTAGGCGTTAAAAG GAATGCCAGGAAACAGGAAATCATAAAAGCCTACAGGAAGCTGGCAATGCAGTGGCACCCAGATAATTTTCAagatgaagaagagaagaagaaagcagAGAAAAAGTTTATTGATATTGCAGCTGCCAAAGAAGTCCTCACAGATCCAG AAATGCGGAGCAAGTTTGATGCAGGAGAAGACCCATTGGATGCTGAAAGTCAGCAAGGGGGAGGAGGGCACCCTTTTCACCGAACTTGGAATTCCTGGCAAGGGTTTGACCCCTTCAGTTCCGGGGGACCGTTCCAGtttaaattcaatttcaattaG
- the DNAJC3 gene encoding dnaJ homolog subfamily C member 3 isoform X4, whose amino-acid sequence MNCAGNAMGAFHCRPHLTIFNIEGVQCGINAEVEKQLELGKKLLAAGQLADALSHFHAAIEGDADNYLAYYRRATVYLAMGKSKAAIHDLSRVVELKKDFTSARLQRGHLLLKQGKLDEAVEDFEGVLLSNPSEKEEGEARAQLLKSDEARRLRSQAQAAFLEKDYYTAIALLDKILEVCVWDADMRELRAESYIQEGEPGKAISDLKAAAKLKNDNTEAFYKISTIYYELGDHEMSLSEVRECLKLDQDHKECFSHYKRVKKLNKHIASAEELIQESRYQEATEKYEAVMNMETNVPIYTTRAKERICHCFSKNQQITEAIKVCTEVLQLEPENVNALKDRAEAYLLEEMYEEAIQDYETAKKYSDNDQQIQESLEKAQRMLKQSQKRDYYKILGVKRNARKQEIIKAYRKLAMQWHPDNFQDEEEKKKAEKKFIDIAAAKEVLTDPEMRSKFDAGEDPLDAESQQGGGGHPFHRTWNSWQGFDPFSSGGPFQFKFNFN is encoded by the exons gAGTCCAATGTGGCATAAATGCAGAAGTAGAAAAGCAGCTCGAATTGGGGAAAAAGCTGCTGGCAGCAGGGCAGCTAGCAGATGCTTTGTCGCATTTCCATGCTGCCATAG aaGGAGATGCCGATAACTACCTTGCTTATTACCGAAGAGCCACAGTATATCTCGCTATGGGCAAATCAAAAGCTGCCATTCATGATTTAAGCAGGGTAGTCGAATTAAAGAAGGATTTCACATCG gcacGACTACAAAGAGGCCATCTGCTGCTTAAGCAGGGAAAGTTGGATGAAGCTGTAGAAGATTTTGAAGGCGTG CTCCTGTCTAACCCCagtgagaaagaagaaggagaagcccGCGCTCAGTTATTGAAATCAGATGAGGCTCGGCGTCTGCGTTCCCAAGCACAAGCTGCCTTTCTCGAAAAAGATTACTACACTGCTATCGCTCTCTTGGATAAAATTCTAGAA GTTTGCGTTTGGGATGCGGATATGCGGGAACTTCGAGCTGAAAGCTACATTCAGGAAGGGGAGCCTGGGAAGGCTATCAGCGACTTGAAGGCTGCTGCCAAATTGAAGAACGATAACACTGAGGCTTTCTATAAAATCAGCACAATATACTATGAATTAGGGGACCACGAAATGTCTCTAAG TGAAGTGCGGGAATGCCTGAAACTGGACCAAGATCACAAGGAGTGCTTTTCTCACTACAAGCGAGTAAAGAAGCTCAACAAGCACATTGCTTCAGCAGAAGAGCTCATCCAGGAAAGTAG ATATCAGGAAGCCACTGAGAAGTATGAGGCTGTTATGAATATGGAGACAAATGTTCCTATCTACACTACTCGAGCCAAAGAGAGAATCTGTCATTGCTTTTCAAAG AATCAGCAAATAACAGAAGCCATTAAagtttgcacagaggttctgcAGCTGGAGCCAGAAAATGTGAATGCCCTCAAAGATCGGGCTGAAGCATACTTGCTAGAAGAAATGTATGAAGAAG CTATCCAGGACTATGAAACTGCTAAAAAATACAGCGATAATGACCAACAGATTCAGGAAAGTCTTGAGAAAGCCCAGCGGATGCTCAAGCAGTCTCAAAAGAGGGACTACTATAAAATTTTAGGCGTTAAAAG GAATGCCAGGAAACAGGAAATCATAAAAGCCTACAGGAAGCTGGCAATGCAGTGGCACCCAGATAATTTTCAagatgaagaagagaagaagaaagcagAGAAAAAGTTTATTGATATTGCAGCTGCCAAAGAAGTCCTCACAGATCCAG AAATGCGGAGCAAGTTTGATGCAGGAGAAGACCCATTGGATGCTGAAAGTCAGCAAGGGGGAGGAGGGCACCCTTTTCACCGAACTTGGAATTCCTGGCAAGGGTTTGACCCCTTCAGTTCCGGGGGACCGTTCCAGtttaaattcaatttcaattaG